Proteins found in one Helicobacter colisuis genomic segment:
- a CDS encoding efflux RND transporter permease subunit has translation MFSKFFINRPVLAMVMSIIIVIAGGLSIASLAVEEYPQVTPPQVVVQATYPGASAEVISSSVASILENSINGVEGMIYMQSSSTSSGSLSINIYFTNETDPDQATINVNNRVQAVMSSLPQEVQRQGVTVDKRSSTILAVYSLFSDSPAHDTTFIANYAAINILEELKRVPGVGDATLFSRQEYSMRIWLSPDKLTKYNLTPAEVIALVQEQNSQFAAGFFGQEPVRKDLDFTYTVTTQGRFTTPEEFGNILVRTNPDGSSLLLKDLARIELGAEDYSVNAFYNGRPAVAFGLFLQPGANALSVAEGVAKKIKELSQSFPEGLQYAIPYDTTSFVDVSVKEVIKTFIEAIILVIIVIYFFLQNFRATIIPVLAIPVSIIGTFAGMYLLGFSINLLTLFGLILAIGIVVDDAIIVIENVERLISEENLSVKDATIKAMEEIASPVVAIVLVLSAVFIPIAFIGGFSGEIYKQFAITIVISVVISGFVALTLTPALCVSILKKIEPKPFWIVKKFNDFFTWLTHQFTDKVAHAIRRGVFYVILFVGLLAVTYGLFTRVPTGLVPAEDKGMLIVSMKLPPATALSKTSDTASFMESTIRNNPNVEGVMALAGYDMLSSAVRTFGGTAFVKLKDWDLRKEESQKSQVLAQSLTGQLMQNPNAVIFALNPPPIMGLSLTDGFEIYIQNRTGGSIQDLQKYTQMVLQEAQKRPELTGVRTTLSVDIPQYNVKLDRQKAKSLGVNIDDVFSTLQATFGSYYVNDFNLYGRTFKVSMQSESAFRESPDNLRDVFVRSNNGDLIPISSLVTFERIIGADVLERFNLFPAAMLMGDAAQGYSSGDALKAIEEVANQVLPQGYSIAFSGSSYQEKNAGGTGAIAFIFGLIFVFLILAAQYERWLMPLAVLTAVPFAVFGAILATWLRGLNNDIYFQIGLVMLIALSAKNAILIIEFAMEAREKHGKNIYDSAVEAARLRFRPIVMTSLAFTIGVLPLVISSGAGAASRHAIGTGVLGGMLAATFIATFFIPLFYTYFARFGEFLGSLRKKHE, from the coding sequence ATGTTTTCTAAATTTTTTATCAATCGCCCAGTTTTAGCGATGGTAATGTCTATTATTATTGTCATTGCGGGAGGATTATCTATTGCTTCGCTTGCAGTTGAGGAGTATCCGCAAGTTACACCACCGCAAGTTGTGGTTCAAGCAACTTATCCTGGTGCGAGTGCGGAAGTGATTTCTTCTAGTGTGGCTAGTATTTTAGAAAATAGTATCAATGGGGTAGAGGGAATGATTTACATGCAGTCTTCTTCTACTTCAAGTGGTAGTTTAAGCATTAATATTTATTTTACAAATGAGACAGATCCTGATCAAGCAACTATTAATGTTAATAATCGCGTCCAAGCTGTTATGAGTTCTCTACCTCAAGAAGTGCAAAGACAAGGAGTAACGGTAGATAAACGATCTTCTACTATTTTGGCAGTCTATTCACTTTTTTCTGATTCTCCTGCTCATGATACCACTTTTATTGCTAACTATGCTGCGATTAACATTTTAGAGGAATTAAAAAGGGTTCCAGGAGTGGGCGATGCAACACTTTTTAGTCGTCAAGAATATTCTATGCGGATTTGGCTCTCCCCTGATAAACTCACTAAATACAATCTAACTCCAGCAGAAGTTATTGCTCTTGTGCAAGAGCAAAATTCACAATTTGCCGCAGGATTTTTTGGTCAAGAACCTGTTAGAAAAGATTTGGATTTTACTTACACGGTAACAACTCAAGGAAGATTCACAACTCCTGAAGAATTTGGAAATATTCTAGTGCGCACAAATCCTGATGGATCTTCGCTATTGCTTAAAGATCTAGCAAGAATAGAGTTAGGAGCAGAAGATTATAGTGTGAATGCGTTTTATAATGGGCGTCCTGCTGTTGCCTTTGGATTGTTTTTGCAGCCTGGAGCAAATGCTTTGAGTGTTGCTGAGGGAGTAGCAAAAAAAATAAAAGAACTCTCTCAATCTTTTCCAGAAGGGTTGCAATATGCAATTCCTTATGACACGACTTCTTTTGTTGATGTTTCGGTAAAGGAAGTAATTAAAACCTTTATTGAAGCCATAATTTTGGTTATTATTGTTATTTACTTCTTTCTGCAAAATTTTAGGGCAACTATTATCCCTGTGCTTGCGATTCCAGTCTCAATTATTGGGACTTTTGCAGGAATGTATTTGCTTGGATTTTCAATTAACCTTTTGACACTTTTTGGCTTAATTTTGGCTATTGGGATTGTGGTAGATGATGCGATTATTGTAATTGAAAATGTTGAGAGGCTTATTTCTGAAGAGAATCTTTCAGTAAAAGATGCCACCATTAAAGCAATGGAAGAAATAGCAAGTCCTGTTGTGGCAATTGTTTTGGTTTTATCAGCAGTTTTTATTCCTATTGCTTTTATTGGGGGGTTTAGTGGAGAGATTTATAAGCAGTTTGCTATTACCATTGTTATTTCTGTGGTTATTTCTGGATTTGTAGCTTTAACTCTTACTCCTGCTCTTTGTGTTTCTATTTTAAAAAAGATTGAACCTAAGCCATTTTGGATTGTAAAGAAATTTAATGATTTCTTTACTTGGCTTACGCATCAATTCACTGATAAGGTTGCCCATGCTATTAGGCGTGGAGTATTTTATGTGATTTTGTTTGTAGGATTGCTTGCGGTAACTTATGGTTTATTTACAAGAGTGCCAACTGGACTTGTTCCAGCTGAAGATAAGGGAATGCTTATTGTCTCTATGAAACTCCCACCTGCAACTGCTCTAAGCAAAACGTCAGATACAGCTTCTTTTATGGAAAGCACCATTCGAAACAATCCTAATGTAGAGGGAGTTATGGCATTGGCAGGTTATGATATGCTTTCAAGTGCGGTGAGAACCTTTGGAGGAACTGCTTTTGTAAAGCTTAAAGATTGGGATTTGCGAAAAGAAGAAAGTCAAAAATCTCAAGTATTAGCACAGAGTTTAACAGGGCAGTTAATGCAGAATCCTAATGCGGTTATTTTTGCTTTAAATCCACCTCCAATTATGGGGCTTAGCTTGACAGATGGTTTTGAGATATATATTCAAAACCGCACGGGAGGCTCAATTCAAGATTTGCAAAAATACACGCAAATGGTTTTGCAAGAAGCACAAAAGCGCCCTGAATTAACCGGAGTAAGAACGACTTTGAGCGTGGATATTCCACAATACAATGTTAAGCTTGATAGGCAAAAAGCCAAATCACTTGGTGTGAATATTGATGATGTATTCTCTACGCTTCAAGCGACTTTTGGCTCTTATTATGTGAATGATTTTAATCTTTATGGTCGAACTTTTAAGGTAAGTATGCAATCTGAAAGTGCCTTTAGAGAATCACCAGATAATTTGCGTGATGTTTTTGTTCGATCTAATAATGGTGATTTGATACCCATTAGCTCGTTAGTTACTTTTGAGAGGATTATTGGAGCTGATGTGCTAGAGCGCTTTAATCTTTTCCCAGCAGCAATGCTTATGGGAGATGCAGCGCAGGGTTATTCCTCAGGGGATGCGCTAAAGGCAATTGAAGAAGTTGCTAATCAAGTTTTACCCCAAGGGTATTCTATAGCGTTTTCAGGTAGCTCTTATCAGGAGAAAAATGCAGGTGGTACAGGTGCAATTGCATTTATTTTTGGATTGATTTTTGTTTTCTTGATTCTTGCAGCACAATATGAGCGGTGGTTGATGCCATTAGCAGTTTTAACAGCTGTACCTTTTGCTGTTTTTGGTGCGATTTTGGCTACTTGGTTAAGAGGATTAAATAATGACATTTACTTTCAAATTGGACTTGTAATGCTTATTGCACTATCAGCTAAAAATGCAATTTTGATCATTGAGTTTGCAATGGAAGCAAGAGAGAAGCATGGCAAAAATATCTATGATTCTGCAGTGGAGGCAGCAAGATTGCGATTCCGTCCTATTGTGATGACTTCTTTGGCTTTCACCATAGGTGTTTTGCCGCTTGTTATAAGTAGTGGTGCAGGAGCTGCTAGTCGTCATGCTATTGGAACAGGGGTTCTTGGTGGAATGTTGGCGGCGACTTTCATTGCTACTTTTTTTATTCCTCTTTTTTATACTTATTTTGCGAGATTTGGAGAATTTCTTGGTAGTTTAAGGAAAAAGCATGAATAA
- a CDS encoding efflux transporter outer membrane subunit, translating into MNKTILVWIGLGLLIGGCSLSPKYEQPKANLPQDFGVEYSNETISQTWWKDFGDEYLNGIVEEALKNNYDLAVAMERVSQARSSWGYARSDRYPSLSAQGEATRNKKNPKQGEFDNYNNFSLSGILSFELDLWGRARDADRSAYATLLASKANRDTIRLSLIANVVESYFGVLTLNNQVQISQNTLLSREESYQYRKKEFEAGKISEIDMQQARSEMASVRAQLQSLLMERNAAQTALMILLGRDPQGIFNVALPMESQMLPKAPKVPVGLPSTLLEKRPDIEAAEQNLKAANFSIGVARAAYFPTISLTGLIGYASPELNELFSNSTSTWNYGGNFVSNVIDFGRTSSNVELTKSQYREMLLNYGQTLRQAFGEVRDSLYNHSMSFERLNSLNEQVEALRRTLVLAELRYREGYTNYLEVLTTQSNLFAAELTQQSANLENLSSVINIYKAFGGGWDKIKYAEEE; encoded by the coding sequence ATGAATAAGACAATATTAGTTTGGATTGGTTTGGGACTTTTGATTGGTGGTTGTTCTTTGTCTCCTAAATATGAACAACCAAAAGCAAATTTACCACAAGATTTTGGCGTGGAATATTCTAACGAAACCATTAGTCAAACTTGGTGGAAAGACTTTGGCGATGAATATCTTAATGGTATTGTTGAAGAAGCCTTAAAGAATAATTATGATCTTGCCGTTGCAATGGAAAGAGTTTCTCAAGCAAGAAGTTCATGGGGATATGCAAGAAGTGATAGATACCCTTCTTTATCTGCTCAAGGTGAAGCAACAAGAAATAAGAAAAATCCAAAACAAGGAGAGTTTGACAATTATAATAATTTTTCCTTGAGCGGTATTTTGAGCTTTGAGTTAGACTTGTGGGGTAGGGCTAGAGATGCTGATAGAAGCGCTTATGCGACTTTGTTAGCTAGTAAGGCTAATCGCGATACGATTCGATTGAGTTTGATTGCTAATGTGGTAGAGAGTTATTTTGGAGTATTGACTTTAAATAATCAAGTGCAAATCTCTCAAAATACGCTTTTAAGCCGAGAAGAGAGCTATCAATATCGCAAAAAAGAATTTGAAGCTGGAAAAATTTCAGAAATTGATATGCAGCAGGCAAGATCAGAAATGGCGTCGGTTAGGGCACAACTTCAAAGTTTGCTAATGGAGAGAAATGCTGCGCAAACAGCTTTGATGATTTTGCTTGGTAGAGATCCACAAGGAATTTTTAATGTGGCACTTCCTATGGAATCGCAAATGCTTCCTAAAGCCCCTAAAGTGCCAGTTGGATTACCTTCGACGCTTTTAGAGAAAAGACCAGATATTGAAGCAGCAGAGCAGAATCTCAAAGCGGCTAATTTTTCTATTGGTGTAGCAAGGGCAGCGTATTTTCCAACCATTTCTTTAACGGGGCTTATTGGCTATGCTAGTCCAGAATTAAACGAATTATTTAGCAATTCTACTTCAACTTGGAATTATGGTGGAAATTTTGTGAGTAATGTGATTGATTTTGGGAGAACTAGCTCTAATGTAGAGCTGACAAAATCGCAATATAGAGAAATGCTACTTAATTATGGTCAGACACTTAGACAAGCTTTTGGTGAGGTAAGAGATTCGTTGTATAATCATAGTATGAGTTTTGAGCGTTTAAATAGCCTAAATGAACAAGTTGAAGCATTAAGGAGAACATTAGTGTTAGCAGAGTTGCGTTATAGGGAAGGTTATACTAATTACCTTGAGGTTTTAACAACACAAAGCAATCTTTTTGCAGCAGAGCTAACTCAGCAAAGCGCGAATCTTGAAAATCTTTCTTCAGTGATTAATATTTATAAAGCTTTTGGCGGTGGCTGGGATAAAATCAAATATGCAGAAGAGGAATAA